One window of the Cryptomeria japonica chromosome 7, Sugi_1.0, whole genome shotgun sequence genome contains the following:
- the LOC131856235 gene encoding receptor-like protein 7, producing the protein MDRSSSVICCLIAFASCFHMISCNITCLHHERDALLSFMNKLDPAFLLHSWQGFNCCEWRGVECSSHTSNVVKLHYSSDLWSDERNSTLRTDLFQLKRLQHLDLSFNSLSGVLPKGLFALQELRHLDLSWNYFEGEIPKQFASLHNLAYLNLSRAGFNGTIPYQLGNLSQLEFLDLSVLEVHNFGTEFVGTEFVGTEVHSPSLVWTEKLQKLKYLSLSGVVLNMTGKQLEASLSHLYNLQQLHLLECMLSGHIPNAIQNLSFLTHLHLGHNNFEGPVPLWLGNLTTLVSLWLHECPLLSGSFPLSLSRLPTLKEFILGGENLISGNLSQILCGEWSQLNVLFLSGSNMKGSMPPCIANISSLIYLSLRDMKNREGPIPSSIGNLSILQTLVLYDNSLNGEIPPSLGKIQSLTYLYLSSNCLTGNIPSELGNLSSLVELDLSLNFLSGNIPSELGKLSSLESLYLDYNLLSGNIPSELGKLSSLKYLYLDSNLLSGNIPFQLGELSSLYFLGLSDNQLNGSIPISFGSLTSISSIYLSLNNLQGNLFLNVFENLTRLNSLDLSYNELTVIIKPDWVPTIYFDELYLASCNIGGIVPPFLSTQYRLFELDLSNNSLFGNIPDWLGMLPYLQSLNLSYNNLQGHVPSNLIRRDLWTIDLHSNMLQGALPFSSVPTSNMQLLDLSQNRFTGFISMDIGNLLPAIQFLSFSANDLSGDIPSSVGLLQSLEVLDLSNNKLFGKIPSSITNCSSLTRLNLANTGLMGEIPYHMGMLSELSSLHLDGNMLKGNLPSSLKNCSSLQILDLANNLFSGNIPSWLGQFSELMILVLRSNKFEGHIPHQLSNLSSLHVLDISQNGLIGYIPPQLAALKSMRNSTLGSSHDNDGTSYYYKEEIQVFNKGLEMVYVSSVMLLITCIDLSVNNLTGDIPSVIGNLKSLHTLNLSDNGLTGEIPRSFGLLTELESLDLSNNKLHGRIPNEMLQVSFLSFFIVSNNRLCGKIPEGRQFNTFNSTYFSGNHDLCGFPVNNQSCRCGERSNPSIPTPLLKKEDDEGEGIPWHWYVEWMVSVSIGFWGVFGILATKRNWRRRFIHVLDEMAISLLSRLTNR; encoded by the exons ATGGATCGGTCCTCCTCTGTCATATGCTGCTTAATTGCATTCGCAAGCTGTTTTCATATGATAAGCTGCAATATCACATGCCTGCATCATGAAAGAGATGCTCTTCTTTCTTTCATGAATAAATTGGATCCTGCATTTTTATTGCATTCATGGCAGGGCTTTAATTGCTGCGAATGGAGGGGAGTGGAATGTAGCTCCCACACCTCAAATGTTGTCAAACTTCATTATTCCAGTGATCTTTGGTCTGATGAGAGAAATAGCACGCTTCGTACAGATTTGTTCCAATTAAAGCGGCTGCAGCATTTAGATCTAAGCTTCAATTCCTTGAGTGGTGTTCTACCCAAAG GTCTATTTGCCTTGCAAGAATTGAGACATCTAGATTTGAGTTGGAACTATTTTGAAGGTGAAATACCAAAGCAATTTGCCTCCTTGCACAATTTAGCTTATCTCAACTTGTCCAGGGCCGGGTTCAATGGTACAATTCCCTACCAATTGGGGAATCTCTCTCAGCTGGAATTTTTGGACCTATCTGTTTTAGAGGTGCATAATTTTGGAACAGAATTTGTTGGAACAGAATTTGTTGGAACAGAAGTGCACAGCCCTAGTTTAGTGTGGACAGAAAAACTGCAAAAATTAAAATACTTGTCTCTTAGTGGAGTGGTGCTGAATATGACAGGAAAGCAATTGGAAGCATCCCTTTCTCATCTCTACAATCTCCAACAACTGCACCTTTTAGAATGCATGCTTTCAGGACACATTCCCAATGCTATCCAAAACCTCTCATTCCTCACCCACCTCCACTTGGGTCACAATAACTTTGAAGGGCCGGTACCTTTGTGGTTAGGAAATTTGACTACTTTGGTTTCTCTTTGGTTGCATGAGTGTCCATTATTAAGTGGTTCGTTTCCCTTGAGTCTCTCTCGTCTGCCTACTCTAAAAGAGTTTATATTAGGGGGAGAAAACTTAATTAGTGGAAACCTAAGTCAAATATTATGTGGGGAATGGTCTCAACTCAATGTCCTTTTTCTTTCAGGGTCTAATATGAAAGGAAGTATGCCACCTTGTATTGCAAATATTTCTTCTCTCATTTATCTTAGTTTGAGAGATATGAAGAATAGGGAAGGCCCAATTCCTTCTTCTATTGGTAATCTTTCTATCTTGCAAACCTTGGTTCTTTATGACAATTCGTTGAATGGAGAGATTCCACCATCACTTGGTAAAATTCAATCTTTGACTTATTTATATCTTTCTTCCAATTGTTTAACTGGAAATATACCTTCTGAGTTGGGCAATCTTTCCTCTTTGGTGGAATTAGACCTCTCCTTAAATTTCTTGAGTGGAAATATACCTTCCGAATTGGGAAAACTTTCCTCTTTGGAGTCTTTATATCTCGACTACAATTTATTGAGTGGAAATATACCTTCTGAATTGGGAAAACTTTCCTCTTTGAAGTATTTATATCTCGACTCCAATTTATTGAGTGGTAATATACCCTTCCAGCTAGGGGAACTATCATCTCTATATTTTCTTGGGCTTAGCGACAATCAACTAAATGGTAGCATTCCTATTTCATTTGGAAGTCTTACTAGTATTTCAAGTATTTATCTATCTTTAAACAATCTTCAAGGAAAtctttttctcaatgtttttgaaaatttgacTAGGCTTAATTCACTTGATCTATCCTACAATGAGTTGACTGTCATCATCAAACCAGATTGGGTGCCCACAATTTACTTTGATGAGCTATACTTAGCTTCATGTAATATTGGGGGTATTGTTCCACCATTCCTTTCCACACAGTATAGATTGTTTGAGTTGGATCTCTCCAATAATAGTCTATTTGGAAATATTCCAGATTGGTTAGGGATGCTTCCTTATTTGCAAAGTCTTAACTTGTCATACAATAACTTGCAAGGTCATGTTCCCTCCAATTTGATTAGAAGAGATCTTTGGACTATCGACTTACATAGTAATATGTTACAAGgtgctcttcctttttcttcagtACCAACATCAAACATGCAACTATTGGACTTGTCTCAGAATAGATTCACAGGATTTATTTCAATGGATATTGGCAATCTTCTACCAGCAATTCAGTTTTTGTCATTTTCAGCAAATGATCTAAGTGGTGATATACCTTCTTCAGTTGGTCTTCTGCAATCTTTGGAGGTTTTAGATCTCTCAAACAACAAATTGTTTGGTAAAATACCATCGAGCATAACTAATTGCTCTAGTTTAACAAGATTAAACCTAGCAAATACTGGTTTAATGGGAGAGATACCATATCATATGGGAATGTTAAGTGAACTCAGTTCACTTCATCTTGATGGCAATATGTTGAAGGGAAACTTGCCATCAAGCCTTAAAAATTGTTCTAGCTTGCAAATTTTAGATTTGGCTAACAATCTCTTTTCTGGGAACATACCATCTTGGTTAGGCCAGTTCTCTGAATTGATGATACTTGTTTTGAGGTCAAATAAATTTGAAGGGCACATTCCACATCAATTGAGCAATTTGTCAAGCCTCCATGTTTTAGACATTTCACAGAATGGTTTGATTGGTTATATCCCACCACAATTAGCAGCATTGAAAAGTATGAGGAATTCTACACTGGGAAGCTCACATGACAATGATGGTACCTCCTATTATTACAAAGAAGAGATCCAAGTGTTCAACAAAGGATTAGAAATGGTGTATGTCAGTTCAGTGATGCTACTTATAACTTGCATTGATCTATCTGTAAATAATCTAACAGGTGATATTCCTTCAGTAATTGGGAATCTTAAAAGTCTCCACACATTGAACTTATCAGATAATGGTCTTACAGGAGAGATTCCAAGAAGCTTTGGATTACTTACAGAGTTAGAATCACTTGATCTCTCAAACAATAAACTGCATGGAAGGATTCCAAATGAAATGCTACAAGTTTCCTTTCTGAGTTTTTTCATTGTATCTAACAACAGGCTTTGTGGAAAAATACCAGAAGGAAGACAATTTAATACATTCAATTCTACTTATTTTAGTGGGAACCATGATCTTTGTGGATTCCCAGTTAACAACCAATCATGTAGATGTGGAGAGAGGTCAAATCCTAGCATACCAACTCCTCTTcttaagaaagaagatgatgaaggagaagGAATTCCATGGCATTGGTATGTAGAGTGGATGGTAAGTGTTTCTATTGGATTTTGGGGAGTGTTTGGAATCTTGGCTACAAAAAGGAATTGGAGGAGAAGATTCATTCATGTATTAGATGAGATGGCAATTAGTTTATTGAGTAGATTGACAAATAGATAA